From the genome of Candidatus Polarisedimenticolia bacterium, one region includes:
- a CDS encoding thioredoxin domain-containing protein produces MKDPHCGKSLPLAQQVVQDVKAGKDRSTVQSNLAASLAKLAAAPPSPAPGAQEDPNKVYKIDTLGSPVRGPKSAKVTIVLFSDYQCPYCARVEPLLKQVLDAYPKQVKLVFKQYPLSFHQNARPAALASLAAMKQGKFWEMHDKIFENQASMADAQGKLRFSEFAKQIGLNVPLFEKTMKDPALEQIIAKDLRDGADAAVTGTPSLYLNGRKVNDRSLEGFKRMIDAELTGAKTASSGGK; encoded by the coding sequence GTGAAGGATCCCCACTGTGGCAAGAGCCTGCCGCTTGCCCAGCAAGTCGTCCAGGACGTCAAGGCGGGCAAGGATCGCTCGACGGTGCAGAGCAACCTTGCCGCGTCGCTGGCGAAGCTGGCTGCCGCGCCCCCGTCCCCGGCGCCCGGCGCCCAGGAGGATCCCAACAAAGTTTACAAGATCGATACCCTCGGCTCGCCCGTGCGCGGCCCCAAGAGCGCCAAGGTCACCATCGTCCTGTTCTCCGATTACCAGTGCCCCTACTGTGCGAGGGTCGAGCCTCTTCTCAAGCAGGTGCTCGACGCCTATCCCAAGCAGGTCAAGCTGGTGTTCAAGCAGTATCCCCTTTCGTTCCACCAGAACGCCCGTCCGGCTGCCCTGGCCTCTCTCGCCGCAATGAAGCAAGGAAAGTTCTGGGAGATGCACGACAAGATCTTCGAGAACCAGGCCTCGATGGCCGACGCGCAGGGAAAGCTCCGGTTCAGCGAGTTCGCCAAGCAGATTGGTCTGAACGTCCCGTTGTTCGAGAAGACCATGAAGGATCCGGCCCTCGAGCAGATTATCGCCAAAGACCTCCGGGACGGCGCGGATGCCGCCGTCACGGGCACGCCTTCGCTTTATCTGAACGGGCGCAAGGTCAACGATCGCAGCCTGGAGGGCTTCAAGAGGATGATCGACGCGGAGCTGACGGGAGCCAAGACGGCCTCCAGCGGGGGTAAGTAG
- a CDS encoding DUF1015 domain-containing protein has translation MAPVLPFRALLYHPRFGPEMGRIVAPPYDVIGENQRSELESSHPKNVVRLILPGEAGREGDGTFYAGAAGLLKKWREEGTLQQDPGACLYPYRQTFRGPDGSESSRLGFFGALEMEEARQGAPLPHEKTLEGPRRDRTRLIAACRANLSPIFLIHPDESGRVGSSLEGAATRPALFRFSDPQGVTHELWRLDDRASIDEIRSAMGGDWTLIADGHHRYESAQAVMRDFPEEAGARRVLAFFCSLKDRGFRIFPIHRLVRSLDAARAADLRRSLTERMTATALPAGADPEDLLLMLRKGGEGTFGAVLPAGPPLILKSRPSPAPGAGPALEDLDTVVLQREVLSGILGISPADAERGAVGFTPDAREAFRQVRQGEAAAAFLLNPLRIDSVIRAARSGLRLPQKSTYFFPKVFTGLVIRPFES, from the coding sequence TTGGCGCCCGTTCTTCCTTTCCGCGCGCTCCTTTATCACCCGCGATTCGGTCCCGAAATGGGGAGAATCGTCGCCCCTCCCTACGACGTCATCGGCGAGAATCAGCGTAGCGAGCTCGAAAGCTCCCATCCGAAGAACGTCGTCCGCCTGATCCTTCCCGGGGAGGCGGGCCGTGAGGGCGATGGCACGTTCTATGCGGGCGCGGCCGGGCTGTTGAAGAAGTGGCGGGAGGAAGGGACCTTGCAGCAGGATCCCGGAGCCTGCCTGTATCCCTATCGCCAGACGTTCCGGGGTCCCGACGGCTCGGAGTCCTCCCGCCTCGGGTTTTTCGGAGCGCTGGAGATGGAGGAAGCTCGCCAGGGGGCTCCGCTGCCGCACGAGAAGACGCTCGAAGGGCCCCGGCGGGATAGGACCCGGCTCATCGCCGCATGCCGCGCCAACTTGAGCCCGATATTCCTCATCCATCCCGATGAAAGCGGACGGGTCGGCTCGAGTCTGGAGGGCGCCGCCACCCGACCGGCGTTGTTTCGTTTCTCGGATCCGCAGGGCGTCACGCACGAGCTCTGGCGCCTGGACGATCGGGCGTCGATCGATGAAATTCGCAGCGCTATGGGGGGCGACTGGACGCTGATCGCCGACGGCCATCACCGTTACGAGTCGGCGCAGGCGGTGATGCGGGATTTCCCTGAAGAGGCGGGGGCCCGGCGGGTTCTCGCCTTTTTCTGCAGCCTCAAGGATCGGGGTTTCCGAATCTTTCCGATCCATCGGCTCGTCCGCTCGCTCGACGCGGCAAGGGCGGCCGACCTGCGCCGGAGCTTGACGGAGAGGATGACGGCGACGGCGCTTCCGGCCGGGGCCGATCCGGAGGATCTGCTCTTAATGCTCCGTAAGGGCGGCGAAGGAACCTTCGGAGCCGTGTTGCCGGCCGGCCCGCCTCTGATCTTGAAGAGCAGGCCTTCTCCCGCGCCCGGCGCCGGCCCCGCCTTGGAGGACCTGGACACGGTCGTGCTCCAGCGCGAGGTTCTTTCCGGGATTCTCGGAATCTCGCCGGCGGACGCGGAGAGGGGGGCTGTCGGCTTCACGCCCGACGCCCGGGAAGCGTTCCGGCAGGTCCGCCAGGGCGAAGCGGCGGCCGCTTTCCTGTTGAACCCTCTCCGGATCGACTCGGTGATTCGGGCGGCTCGATCGGGCCTCCGCCTGCCGCAGAAAAGCACCTACTTCTTCCCGAAGGTATTCACCGGGCTCGTCATCCGTCCCTTCGAGTCATGA
- a CDS encoding cysteine desulfurase family protein: MLSRSLYLDNVSTTRLDPRVTAVMLPHLAEMYANPAAPHRAGKAALAILEESRAGVAALVGCRDDEVVFTSSATEANNLALKGICRARNRRGSKLLLSAVEHPSVIHPARSLASEGIQSVELPVDSQGRLDLEALAAALKEPPTLVSVMHGNPEVGTLQPVEEAAALAEAAGALFHTDATATAGILPGIWARAPIHLLTLAPHLFHGPKGIAALIVRKGVRLRPQEEGGTQEGGWRAGTSSASLAAGFGAAARLARQEAPARERRLRACADRLRGLLQTSLLEWVPTGDPRRRIPGHLSLCVRYVEGEAVVGRLSDEGVLAGSGSACTREAYKESHVLKAMRIDAVLGRGSVHFSFGAFNREEDADEAARILPPIVEDLRRISPLTPPDRARS; the protein is encoded by the coding sequence ATGCTTTCCCGATCGCTCTACCTGGACAATGTCAGCACCACGCGTCTCGATCCGCGAGTCACGGCGGTTATGCTGCCTCACCTGGCGGAGATGTACGCCAACCCGGCCGCACCTCATCGGGCAGGAAAAGCGGCCCTCGCCATCCTCGAGGAGTCCCGCGCCGGCGTGGCCGCTCTGGTGGGATGCCGCGACGACGAAGTGGTCTTCACCTCCTCCGCGACCGAGGCGAACAACCTCGCGTTGAAGGGGATCTGCCGGGCCCGCAACCGCAGGGGAAGCAAGCTCCTTCTCTCGGCCGTCGAGCACCCGTCGGTCATTCATCCGGCCAGGAGTCTCGCCTCCGAAGGAATCCAGAGCGTCGAGCTGCCAGTCGACTCCCAGGGTCGCCTCGACCTCGAAGCTCTGGCGGCCGCCTTGAAGGAGCCCCCGACCCTGGTTTCCGTGATGCATGGAAATCCCGAAGTGGGAACTCTTCAGCCCGTGGAGGAGGCGGCGGCGCTCGCCGAAGCCGCCGGGGCCTTGTTCCACACCGATGCGACCGCCACGGCGGGAATCCTTCCGGGAATCTGGGCGCGGGCCCCGATTCACCTCCTCACCCTGGCGCCCCACCTGTTCCACGGCCCCAAGGGGATCGCTGCGTTGATCGTGCGAAAAGGCGTTCGGCTGCGCCCGCAGGAGGAGGGAGGGACGCAGGAGGGGGGCTGGCGCGCCGGCACTTCCTCAGCGTCCCTGGCGGCGGGCTTCGGGGCGGCCGCGCGCCTGGCGCGGCAGGAAGCTCCGGCGCGGGAGCGCCGGCTCCGAGCCTGCGCGGATCGATTGCGCGGTCTGCTGCAGACCTCCCTCCTGGAGTGGGTGCCCACCGGAGATCCTCGACGGCGGATTCCGGGGCACCTCAGTCTTTGCGTTCGCTACGTGGAGGGAGAGGCGGTCGTGGGACGTCTCAGCGATGAGGGGGTTCTGGCCGGAAGCGGATCGGCCTGCACGCGGGAGGCTTACAAGGAGTCCCACGTGCTCAAGGCGATGCGGATCGACGCCGTCCTGGGCCGCGGCTCCGTGCACTTCAGCTTCGGCGCGTTCAACCGCGAGGAGGACGCGGACGAAGCGGCGCGAATTCTTCCTCCCATCGTGGAAGATCTGAGGCGCATCTCTCCCTTGACTCCACCCGATCGAGCGAGGTCATGA